One region of Pseudomonadota bacterium genomic DNA includes:
- a CDS encoding type II toxin-antitoxin system HicA family toxin, with amino-acid sequence MGRLGNLSGADAVKAFRRLGWTVVGQVGSHVVLVKSGVRVNLSVPLHRELSIGTLRALVRHAGITVEEFLAHVR; translated from the coding sequence ATGGGCAGACTCGGTAACTTAAGCGGCGCCGACGCCGTCAAGGCTTTCCGTAGGCTCGGCTGGACAGTGGTCGGCCAGGTGGGTAGCCACGTCGTTCTCGTGAAATCCGGCGTGCGCGTGAATCTGTCCGTGCCCCTGCACCGCGAGCTTTCCATCGGCACCCTGCGCGCGCTCGTCCGGCACGCGGGGATCACGGTGGAGGAGTTCCTCGCTCACGTCCGCTGA
- a CDS encoding type II toxin-antitoxin system HicB family antitoxin yields the protein MIFHVVVEKAEDGWFVVECPALPGCVSQGKDQKEALENIKEAITAWLWAEDQKAAGTIKKRRGASSIVVAV from the coding sequence ATGATATTTCATGTCGTTGTCGAGAAGGCCGAGGACGGGTGGTTCGTCGTCGAGTGCCCGGCGCTGCCGGGGTGCGTTTCCCAGGGCAAGGACCAGAAGGAAGCTCTGGAGAACATCAAAGAGGCGATCACCGCGTGGTTGTGGGCGGAGGACCAGAAGGCCGCCGGCACGATCAAGAAGCGGCGCGGCGCGTCGTCCATCGTCGTCGCGGTCTGA